A genome region from Panicum virgatum strain AP13 chromosome 4K, P.virgatum_v5, whole genome shotgun sequence includes the following:
- the LOC120703822 gene encoding pentatricopeptide repeat-containing protein At1g31430-like: MPLRDCNVLIRTLARRGSFPHVMAVYYDLRARGLVADSFTYPFVLRAIGVMKLSVEGRKAHAAAVKTGFRWDAYTASSLIDMYSMLGHAEVARKVFDEMPQRFLVLWNMMIRCYIRSGRFKAAVALAEEMERSGAAPDRITLGTAVTACSRAGDLSLGRRIHAYMDAVFGFSLPVANALLDMYMKNSCLEEAVKMFEQMPERNIISWTILVSGYALGGQLDKARALFYQCIEKDLILWTAMINACVQHGSFEEALALFRDMRLQRVEPDRFTVVTLLTCCANIGALDQGEWIHQYAEGRKMKIDAVLGTALIEMYSKCGHVDKALHVFERMQGKDAAAWTAIICGLAAHGQASRALELFEEMQISKVKPDGITFIGVLSACCHGGLLDDGRKHFQAMKQVYQIEPRIEHYSCFVNLLGRAGALDEAERLINDMPVNKDTMPLFGALLTACKAHGNVEMSERLAKRIAEQDSRNPGVNVLMSNVYATASRWEEAIRVRSEMAHPTVKKTAGCSSIEVKGC, translated from the coding sequence ATGCCGCTGCGCGACTGCAACGTGCTGATCAGGACCCTGGCCAGGCGCGGCAGCTTCCCGCACGTCATGGCGGTGTACTACGACCTCCGCGCGCGCGGCCTCGTCGCCGACAGCTTCACCTACCCGTTCGTGCTCAGGGCGATCGGCGTGATGAAGCTGTCCGTCGAGGGGCGCAAGGCGCACGCGGCCGCCGTGAAGACCGGGTTCCGGTGGGACGCGTACACCGCGAGCTCGCTGATCGACATGTACTCGATGCTGGGCCACGCGGAAGTCGCGCGGAaggtgttcgacgaaatgccgCAGAGGTTCCTGGTGctgtggaatatgatgatcagGTGCTACATCAGGAGCGGCCGCTTCAAAGCAGCAGTTGCGTTGGCTGaggagatggagagaagcgGCGCCGCACCTGACAGGATCACCTTGGGGACTGCCGTGACCGCTTGCTCCAGGGCAGGAGACCTGAGCTTGGGAAGGAGGATCCACGCATACATGGATGCAGTCTTTGGATTCAGCCTCCCAGTTGCAAATGCGCTTCTGGACATGTATATGAAGAACAGTTGCTTGGAAGAGGCAGTGAAGATGTTCGAGCAGATGCCGGAGAGGAACATCATTTCTTGGACGATCCTCGTGTCGGGATACGCCCTTGGTGGTCAGCTGGACAAGGCAAGAGCACTCTTCTATCAATGCATTGAGAAGGATCTAATTCTGTGGACTGCAATGATCAACGCTTGTGTGCAACATGGGAGCTTTGAGGAGGCATTGGCACTGTTCCGAGACATGCGGTTGCAACGGGTGGAACCGGACAGGTTCACTGTTGTCACTCTCCTGACATGctgtgccaatatcggggctcttGATCAAGGTGAATGGATCCATCAGTATGCTGAGGGGAGGAAGATGAAGATCGATGCAGTTCTCGGCACAGCATTGATTGAGATGTACTCGAAGTGTGGGCATGTTGACAAGGCACTGCATGTCTTTGAGCGAATGCAGGGCAAGGACGCTGCTGCCTGGACTGCCATCATCTGTGGCCTGGCCGCACATGGTCAGGCCAGTAGAGCTCTTGAATTGTTTGAGGAGATGCAGATAAGCAAAGTGAAGCCTGATGGTATTACTTTCATTGGGGTACTGAGTGCCTGTTGCCATGGTGGCTTGCTTGATGATGGACGCAAGCATTTCCAAGCCATGAAACAGGTCTATCAGATAGAACCGAGAATCGAACACTATAGTTGCTTTGTCAATCTTCTAGGTCGTGCCGGTGCACTAGATGAAGCTGAGAGGTTGATCAATGACATGCCTGTAAACAAGGACACTATGCCACTGTTTGGTGCACTCCTCACAGCTTGCAAGGCTCATGGCAATGTTGAGATGAGCGAAAGGCTGGCCAAACGAATTGCCGAGCAAGATTCCCGAAACCCTGGTGTTAATGTCCTCATGTCTAATGTGTATGCAACAGCTAGTCGATGGGAGGAAGCAATAAGAGTAAGGAGCGAGATGGCGCACCCCACTGTCAAGAAGACTGCAGGGTGCAGCTCGATTGAGGTAAAAGGATGCTGA
- the LOC120703825 gene encoding uncharacterized protein LOC120703825 isoform X2, with amino-acid sequence MFDRVGNSLRRTIEDIEGFPRRNVNETTLNTFLERVAKRLRRVASRLGRKTSVQRDVHGVSHTFPGVGTSTPSVATSAGQSSSRNTHDTFDYGPEEIGMSQLQDASSTQQTQPRVQRQRRPKKRYTPGTDALGKGKTRSSKQ; translated from the exons ATGTTCGATCGTGTG GGGAACTCGTTGAGGCGAACAATTGAAGACATCGAGGGCTTTCCACGACGAAATGTGAACGAGACCACACTTAACACATTCTTGGAA AGAGTTGCAAAACGATTACGCCGTGTTGCCAGCCGTCTTGGACGCAAGACTTCGGTGCAAAGGGACGTGCACGGCGTCAGCCACACCTTTCCAGGCGTTGGCACTTCTACACCCTCCGTTGCAACCTCAGCAGGACAGAGCTCGTCCCGTAATACACATGATACTTTCGACTACGGCCCTGAGGAGATTGGAATGTCTCAGTTGCAGGATGCTTCTTCGACACAGCAGACACAACCTCGTGTGCAGAGGCAACGCCGTCCTAAGAAACGGTACACTCCAGGTACGGATGCTCTTGGAAAGGGCAAGACTAGGAGTAGCAAGCAGTGA
- the LOC120703825 gene encoding uncharacterized protein LOC120703825 isoform X1 yields MDLCSIVCCFQGNSLRRTIEDIEGFPRRNVNETTLNTFLERVAKRLRRVASRLGRKTSVQRDVHGVSHTFPGVGTSTPSVATSAGQSSSRNTHDTFDYGPEEIGMSQLQDASSTQQTQPRVQRQRRPKKRYTPGTDALGKGKTRSSKQ; encoded by the exons ATGGACCTATGTTCGATCGTGTG TTGTTTTCAGGGGAACTCGTTGAGGCGAACAATTGAAGACATCGAGGGCTTTCCACGACGAAATGTGAACGAGACCACACTTAACACATTCTTGGAA AGAGTTGCAAAACGATTACGCCGTGTTGCCAGCCGTCTTGGACGCAAGACTTCGGTGCAAAGGGACGTGCACGGCGTCAGCCACACCTTTCCAGGCGTTGGCACTTCTACACCCTCCGTTGCAACCTCAGCAGGACAGAGCTCGTCCCGTAATACACATGATACTTTCGACTACGGCCCTGAGGAGATTGGAATGTCTCAGTTGCAGGATGCTTCTTCGACACAGCAGACACAACCTCGTGTGCAGAGGCAACGCCGTCCTAAGAAACGGTACACTCCAGGTACGGATGCTCTTGGAAAGGGCAAGACTAGGAGTAGCAAGCAGTGA
- the LOC120703823 gene encoding aurachin C monooxygenase/isomerase-like, which translates to MGKKRVAVVVGGSVAGLACAHAVAGAGWDVVVLEKAAAPAPAAGGGGTGAGLGLDAQSMETLARWIPGWGLDAATLPLAVDLNRATDSVTKAARTLARDDGFNFRAAHWGDLHRRLHEALPPAATVLWGHQFLSFEEAPGDAGGVVATARVLRTGETVHVPGDLLVAADGSTSSIRRRLLPDLKLRYAGYCAWRGVFDFAGKESSDTMVGIRRAYPELGNCLYFDLAYKTHAVLYELPRSRLNWLWYINGPEPELTGSSVTMEATGAMVARMRDEAERVWCPELARLVRETAAPFVNVIYDADPPPPRRAWAGGRAVVLVGDAAHPTTPHGLRSTNMSVADARALGRCLARWGAGSGPTPAGRALAEYEAARRPVVAAQVLHARRLGRIKQGLPVDGEAEGFDARTATAEGALELRQRTMPFFGGVPTAEDGSL; encoded by the exons ATGGGCAAGAAGAGGGTGGCCGTGGTGGTGGGAGGGAGCGTGGCGGGCCTGGCGTGCGCGCACGCTGTGGCGGGCGCGGGATGGGACGTGGTTGtgctggagaaggcggcggcgccggcgccggcggccgggggcggcggcacgggcgccGGGCTGGGGCTCGACGCACAGTCAATGGAGACGCTCGCCCGCTGGATCCCCGGGTGGGGCCTCGACGCCGCAAcgctgccgctcgccgtcgatctG AACAGAGCAACGGACAGCGTGACGAAGGCGGCGCGGACGCTGGCCAGAGACGACGGCTTCAACTTCCGCGCGGCGCACTGGGGCGACCTGCACCGGCGGCTGCACGAGGCGCTGCCGCCCGCGGCGACCGTGCTCTGGGGCCACCAGTTCCTGTCGTTCGAGGAGGCGCCGGGCGACGCCGGCGGGGTCGTCGCGACGGCCCGCGTGCTGCGGACGGGGGAAACGGTTCACGTCCCTGGTGACCTGCTCGTCGCGGCGGACGGCTCCACGTCgtccatccgccgccgcctcctccccgaccTCAAGCTCAG GTACGCCGGGTACTGTGCGTGGCGAGGCGTGTTCGATTTCGCCGGGAAGGAGAGCTCCGACACTATGGTCGGCATCCGAAGAGCCTACCCGGAGCTCGGCAACTGCCTCTACTTCGACCTCGCTTACAAGACGCACGCCGTGCTCTACGAGCTGCCGAGGAGCAGGCTCAACTGGCTCTGGTACATCAATGGCCCGGAACCGGAGCTCACG GGGAGCtcggtgaccatggaggcgaccgGCGCCATGGTGGCGCGGATGCGGGACGAGGCCGAGCGCGTCTGGTGCCCCGAGCTGGCGCGGCTGGTCCGGGAGACCGCGGCGCCGTTCGTGAACGTGATCTACGAcgcggacccgccgccgccgcggcgggcgtgGGCGGGCGGCCGCGCGGTGGTGCTGGTCGGCGACGCGGCGCACCCGACCACGCCGCACGGCCTGCGGAGCACCAACATGTCCGTCGcggacgcgcgcgcgctcgggcGGTGCCTGGCGCGGTGGGGCGCCGGCTCCGGGCCGACGCCCGCGGGGCGCGCgctggcggagtacgaggcggcgcggcggcccgtGGTGGCCGCGCAGGTGCTGCACGCGCGCCGGCTCGGGCGGATCAAGCAGGGCCTGCCGGTTgacggcgaggcggaggggTTCGACGCGAGGACGGCGACCGCGGAGGGCGCGCTGGAGCTGCGGCAGAGGACGATGCCGTTCTTCGGAGGCGTGCCCACCGCCGAGGATGGCAGTTTGTGA